TGCATGAATGGATGAGTGGTGCGATGGTAATGACATGGATGGATGAGTTTATTGACGGATGGAGGGTGAGTGGTTCGATGGATGGTTAGAGAAGTGAGTGTTTCCAAACTGTCTTCCAAATGTTTGACAAACATTTTCAAAGTTTTTAAAtgtttacaaacattgtttcaaGCATTATCGTCTGGTGTGGGCGTATCTCAAGAATAGGCAGTAAATactcacatgcacacacatatacaaaataCATGTTTTTTACTAcacttcataaaaaaatatatatattttgcagtCACAATACACCCGGCAGTTACACTGGGCTCAGTCTGTACATTTTTTAAATAGTGATGTCATGTTCCACTGAATATTTCAGACGAAGATTTTGTAGTACACAACTTACTCCACCTCTCacctctttacttctttcttaagATGCTTGTGATGTGCATTCATTTCATTAGTGCATACATCAAATCCTCCCTAATTTGTGTATTTGGCATTCAGTGTAATTTCACGAATTGCTGGTTTTTGTAGCTCTATAGACACCGATATAAAGACACAGTGTAGAGCGCCAAAGAAATTATCCATACAAATGAGAATCTTTTCGTGAATTATCTGCAGCACCAAACGTGTCTAGAGATGACAAAAACCAGTCTGGCGTGTGACACAATACTTGTAAAAGTAGCTGTCCCTTGGCCATTCCTGGCCCAACACTGTCAGCGCCCcatgaaggaaacaaacacaaaacacaatttTTATAATGGATGAAGGTGTTGCAACGAACAGACTTGTTGGCTACTTACTACAAATTGCTCTCTCGGGATCGCAAGTCGGTCctgtaacataaataatagtgataacattGCGACAATAAATAGTGACGTATCTGAAAAGGAATTAGGGAGTTAGTTTTGCTATAGGGACAGAAAGAGGGACCGTGGATCGCTTGCTTCCACTTCCAGCCAGCCTCCACCCGGCATCCACCTTCCTCGCCGACTGGGCCGATGACACTGGTCTAGGAGTGGCGGGCTAGCGGCGTGTTCCATTTATCAGAGGCTGGTGAGGTGGTGGGTGTTGGGAGGACCAGGAATGGAGGGCGGGAGGGTAAGCAGGTGATTCATGAGCCACAGATGAGATGGGAAAAAGAGTTCGacagaaaaagtgtgtgtgtgtgtgtgtgtgtgtgtgtgtgtgtgtgacgtccaATAATTTTGTTTCCTGGCGCATGTGTCCCTCAATGCCTTGGCGTTCACACATGTGGTCCACTATGCCTGAAATTTTGATCACCTGCTCAGTTGACACAGGTGATGCGTTTCCTTGTGTTATTTATACGTATGATCAAAAAGTATTATGATTTCCTGCTCTTGGGTCATCTggcgccgccgtggtacagtggaaccatgcgtgctttggggtccgaggggtctgcAAGCATACGGGttccaatcctgtccacggtccgagtgtaggttgggcttcctcattcggcgcaatggtttcctagtggatgggttttgagataggaggtaccacaaaaaagtatcccccctTTAagccataaattcccgtgaaaagcccacatggtataattttaaaaaataaatagataagtaaaaaaacATGACAGACTATGCCTTATGGGATGTTACCATACACTAGTTGTTGTGCAGATGGTATCCTCTATAGaagataattaaagaaagataaatagacagataaacacttGCATTGGTACACAAGGAcataagagaataaaggaagctcTACACGTGACAGTCCCTATATAAAACATGCCTCTCTATTTCTACCTATCAGTTCCATCTATTAATGTGTCTAACTTTCTGAATAGGTACTTACACGagtaacaacatgattactgtgTCTATTCTATTCATGGACTACTCTTTGAATTAAtttgttcatatttatttttctagccTAACGTGATCAAAAAAGTTAGTTATATTTGGTTCTATCCTGAGTATTGACCCTGATGATTTCCACCTATTAgtcctatttatatatatatctaccaAATACTTTTCTTGAGTTTGTAAATGATTATGTACTAACAACCTGGTTAATCTCTACTTgcgtctgtatttctgtcttcctgaTTTACAGTGTAGCTTTGTCAACCTATAGGAAAAGCAAGTGACAGAAATACGGATATAACGAAAAGtggcgatgatgataatactactactaatttgactactactactactactactactactactactactactactactactactactactactactactacttttactactactactactactactactactactactacttttactattactactactactactagaagtactactactactgatattagaactactgctaatactactactactactactactactactactactactactactactactactactacaactactactactactactactactaataataataataataataataataatactattactagtggtaaatctactattactaccagtaCGTCTGCTATACTTCTACTAATATCaatgattgtaataataataaaaataataataataataataataataataataataatagtaataataattgatgtgtttatatttattaatattattatcttattactatttttattattattattattattattattattattattattattattattattattattattattattattattattattattattattactataattattattgttattattattgttactaccattattattattattgttattatcattagtagtagtagtatcattatctattattatgttgttgttgttaatcatttgtctcattattattattattattattattattattatcattattatcattattattattattattattattattattattattattattattattatgataatcattattattcatttatttattattattattattattattattattattattattattattattattattattattattattttgtgtctattatttttattattattattattattattattattattattattattgttattattattgttgttgctgttgttattattattatttattaatatcattattatttataataatgacaataataataattattattattattattattattattattattattattatcattattattattattaatgttattattatttattaatatcattattattcataataatgatattaactccagcctcggagtctccTTCTGGGAAGGTGACCATAAATGTCCTTTGATTGAACTGCTCTCTCGGCAACGACCAAAAATGTTTTTACACTcccttcaattttccttcatttcattcttcaaCATTATCGGTCTTaggtctaattttcaatctgtagatcACCACCCCTCTTCTTACTATATCTCCCCTAACTACTCTGACTGTGATAAATTTTTTGGCTATTTAACTtgcaaagtggagcacattctgtccctgtATACTTTCacagtgttacggcccgcccgtaacatactccactaccatcccctcctccgcttgttacctcgttcgccacctctccgcctccccttccacgtcaccgtctcatgaagccccgctactgtcccgaagttgaaTTCACGCGGtcccattcgactccagcggaagtgttaaagcaagctcggctttctggaaagtcaagtcgaggtccaggcctcaaccagtgaacacaacgcctctttggactaccgtgggatcaaccatcacccagcacttcaccactgcgacaccgcataagtatcacttcccctcgtcccgtgttttccacattgcctccatataggattaggattattgttaggtattaagttgggttctttattgttgtatttatttttgtgttatatgtatatgtgtatgtcattttcctgtgtttcatgttatatatctgtgtttcatgtttcatgttatatctatgtgtgtcagtttcattatgggttattaaaatagctttttaaagtgcccctttgcatttcctcaccagttgaacctgcagtgtttttttttttattgttattgttcaccggctccctgaTGCCAATCTTatccgtttaaccggtgaacgtaacagagatctccattcttggagatttcataGTTCATCACCAGATTTggatttcctctcccttcactgaccatcctggtaaactagccttcaattttgctatcctccatgacatagagcaactggtgcaacaccctactcgtattcctgaccgtcttggagatgcgcccaacattcttaatcttttccttacctctaatccttctgcttatgatgttatcctatcttctccgttgggcttctCCGattacaatctcatttctgtatcatgTCCTATCTCTCcgatccctcctcaggatcccccaaggcGTAGGTGCCTCTGGCGGTTTGCCCCTGCCAGTtgaggaggaggtattatgctgattttccctggaatgattactattTACGTGTAAGAGACCCGTCTCTATGTGCTGAACGCAAAACAAAGGTTACAGtttctggcatggaggcgtacattcctcattctttttctcagcctaaaccttctaaaccttggtttaacacaacctTACTCTCATGATGGAGAGGTTGCAcaaaaaaggtacttgagccttccatcacttgaatctcatgcactttatatttctgcctggaatcatgccaagtctgttcttcaacttatcAAACACTCCTTCGtaaacagaaaatgtaaaaagctttccacgtcttttcagagacgaccgaCATTGCAGGAAGTCAACAGCTCACGTAGGAACGCTACAGAAAGCCTAACttatgatctttctaagatttctgattgaggcagagaaaacctaGTAGTgtccaatgcctcaaaaactcaattcctccatctatcaactcgacacaaccttccagacaaccatccccctcttcttcaatgacactcaactgtctccctcttccacactgaatatccttggtctgtcctttatccatattattattattaccccatattattatattaccccatattataattatcattattattatcattactattattttcattattattatttttcttattattattgtcattattgttattattgttattattattattattattattattattattattattatcatcactaatattttattttatttttactattattattattttctattatcactattttggTTGATATTCTTTTagcgaaaacaatgaaaactcaATTAAgataaatagttttttttattgtttttttactcatatgttcatttgtttgtttgtatttttcacaAAGGAAAGTCTTCACTAGCAATTTGAAGGGTGCATCTATGAAGAGTGAAACAATTTAGCATTAGACTGCACtcatgataaataaaagaaataattgtaATGGAGGAGTTCAACGAAGACGTTATATTAGTCATAAAAATGTTCCGGAAGAAGATGGTTTGCTGTTTCTCTCAAACTGATCAGGAGTAACTCTCTCGGCGACTCAGCAAATAGTTGTCGGTTTAATCTTATCTATTATCCAGTTTTTGTAGTAGGAGACGCTGGCGAACACCCTTGGCTGGCTGCACCCTGACTCCCCGTAGCTTGTTATTCCTGTCTGCACCCATCGTCCATCACACAGCTGCACCACCAGCGGCCCCCCACTGTCGCCCTGGAGAAATGGTTAATGATACATTATTGGATCCTGGTTAACTGCATTAATATCAAAAGACACTACTTACAGCTAAGAGCTAAGAGCGTGATTAATTTTTTATACCTTTCGTTTACTTTAGTTCCTAGTGAACGTTCTTGAATCATTCAGATATAAAGAAGAACGCcacttagagaaaaaaaaaaaaaaattttcttacgCAAGAGGGGtcactggtcaagggcaacaaaaaatgaaaaaaaataggcccactggattgccagttcccttagagTTATTatgtatgataatgatgaggatgagggagaacaagaggaggagggtgataggagagaaaagatgaaaagcaaaagactcgaaggggaaagaggaagagaaaaaaaaaggttagtggtcgaagaaagaaaataaataatgaaaatgctgatgaagacgaagaacatTTAGATGATGTCTCTTGGTACATCAAACATATTTAGTTAACTGCTTATAATTTCGTGGCGCAGTGTAACTCACAATGCAGGTGGATTTGGCCATGTTGATGGTGCAAACGACCTTCCCTTGGTCGCTTGGTATCTCAGTGAAGTATGTGCAGATATTCGCATCCACTTGAGTGACGCTTACTTCAAACAAATCATTAGGAAGAGAGTTTGCAACTGGGGAAAGAAATAGTCGAGTTAGCATATGGCAAAACATCCTAAAGAATAATATATGCGTCTTTTCTGACTCTTAATTTTTCGATTTCGTGAGTGTATAAATGACATAACAGGTCTTGTTGGATCTCTTTTCCACCTCtattcagagacgaccaacttcTCAACAATAAGGCAAGTCAAGCAGAcacgccatatatatatatatatatatatatatatatatatatatatatatatatatatatatatatatatatatatatatatatatatattgcaaaaaAGTTCGTCCAAATTTTAAAAGCTTCTTAAAATTTCCTTCGCACAACAATTTAcatcaaagaaagaaggaaatataaaatgaagggattgagttccaaagtttatgaagaaaagaaatgaaagattgcttttgatttcacccaaTCCAAGAGTGCAGTGTAAATGAAACAAACGAATGCATGGACAGCTAAGACTCATATCAAAAAaaggggtgagaaaaaattaCGAAATTGGCATAGAACTCCAAACATTGTGGAAGTTATTTGAGGTAGGAACAAGGAGTGAGGTTTTAAATTTATATTTTTAGGAAAGGTCAGACACaagatattcagtgtaaaaCAGTGAAGGAATTGAGTGTCATTGTTGAAGAGAGGTAGTTGTCTGGGAGGTTGTTAAAACATTTAGCAATACTAACTTTGCTCTGCCCTAAACAGAAACCTGGAAAGATAAGCagccaggcgttctgtggcttcCTTGATTGAGTTACGTAACTTTCAAATGATTAGTATCATCCGCGTAGTTATGGTTAGAATAATAGATTAGGTTTAAAATATCTTTGACGAATAAcagaaaagaagtgaatgacGGCAGAAACCTGAGAAACACTGCTGTTAGAATACCTGTGAGaaaagtgactttttttttcttttctttttaatgtcatgtcctatagcgcctgtaagtatgtttgaagagtatgtataggaagcgctgctaagcttccgcccattagtgatgcaggcaattttatttataatggtacgcatattagggcccatatcaccacccaagcgcatctttggtgttaccacctagaacttgggcatcatggtgacatgtaggtaactttaaaccactcaacaaatgacatagcttcaaagcggtatgtggtgggattcgaatatacgcgtgaacgtctgcccgatcccacgcttacCACCTTACCCACtgccccacctcctccctgagtaataatagtaatagaaagatctgaaacaaaatgaaaagatgatgaaattaCAGATATAAATATAAAGGCCATAGGAGACACCATGCCAGACAGTATATTGTGTACTCTGCACACATACTATAAATGGTCCTTGGCACAGAAGCGATAGTCGTTTCATGGAAAATCTGAATAACTCCTGCCCATGTCTCTGAGTAGTAAAGCTAATCTCCATAGACACCTCTGCTTTCAAAGAtactgaggaggaattggagaaataggacaagatagaAATGTAAGGTGGTTGGAGATGCCAGGTGGTGAAGAAGACaatgacagcataagcagaaggattagagcaGTGGTTTTTAACATGCGGGGTGCTTCCCTCTAAGGGGCATCAGTAATTTCCAAAGGGGGCACATTCTCTTGGAACAAAAAAGCAGATCATTCTTTAATTCTGTGAACGAGAGGCTCTTCGGGTTTTAACTATGTTCGGATCCACGTGTCTTTATTGTAGTTGCATTTTCCACGCTCGAAACTCTCAACACCAAGTACAGGAAAAGGCTGAACGTGGAAGGGGATTTGCGTTGTGCATTCTGACATTTAACCACACAATCAAGATCTAGTAGCTAAGAAGCAGTGGCAAATATCTCGCTAATAATGAGACCGATTCATAATCAgttaaaagactaaaaaaactttctattttttctttaaaatctaGGAATGAATTATATTCATTGGTGCATgggagtgtggagggagggTCAGATCCATAGAGGGAAGGccgtagtaaaaagaaaaaattaagaacctCTACATTACAGGCAAGGGAAAGATCAGGAATTCTTTGCTATTTTCCTAAGATTGTCACGAATACAGGTACAGTggtgcaccagttgctctagatgTAGGTAGTAAAGAATACCAAAGTAAACGACTAGTTCACAATGATGCTcaatgaaaggagagggaggccaTAGCTGGTGGTAAATATTACGTCTCCAAAACTGGAGAACTACCTGCATAGGAAAGGAGATCGGATGAGCTCCACTTAGGAAGTTAATTAAAGAATTTTTCTACTTAAAATTTGATGAGAGGCATGTAGTACTGATAAATTTTGCTTGAAAGCAATTTTGAAATCGaaatagaataatagaaaattGTGATGGCTCGAGAGCTTGGGAACTAGACCATGTTTGGCTCATAGACGCAATATCTAGTTTGattaaaagtaagaataagaaagtaggaggaaaacagaagatGCTTGTGTTAGTAAGCCAAGTCAGTCACTTGTGTTGACGAAAGTACaaagatgatgagaagaaaagtaatcttagaagaggagaggtaaaaGGTTCACAGATTTAAAATTACATTCTAGATCTTGAATGTTGTGGAACTTATGAAGAAAACATGATGTGGGAGGGTGTCAAGATACTTTAGTTTGATGGAGGAGTTGTCATTTTGAGTTTGCAGCTAAGCCTCTATGTGTCAGATGTCTTTAATGctctgagaaagagaagatagttTGTGTTGAGAGGAAAGGCTCTGACTgctcccttgtgttgtgaggcaAAGAGGGAAGTCAGAGCTGTGTCAAAGGCAGGTCCACAACACCCACCAAGCACAGTACGTGTGAGACCTCCCAAGGAGTAATTGTCATTTCGATAGGTGTCTATTGCCTCCTCTTTGTCTGTTACTCTGGTGTTtcaagatgataaagatgaaagaaatgtgCATCATCTCTTTCATTCTGGTCAATCTTACATGGAAAGAGGAATCCCCAGCCAGTGGTCACCATATCCTTCCCAGGCATCAAGTCCTCAGCCTCGGCCAGGCACACTGGCTGTACCACGTCATTGCTTTCGAAGATGAGCTCCAATGGTAGTTCAATCAGGGCAACGTCATCCCCCCTAAACAGAAAAGATCGTATCAATaagtgcaaacacacacacacacacacacacacacacacacacacacacaagtgggtGGAGTATGGGGGATAGAGGCTTGACCCTTAGTTTCTAGTTAGTTTAACCAATCACAGGAAAACAACAGCCTTCACCAGGTAGGTGATACGCCTTGCTAGTGGATGTTTCGAGCAGGAATAGCAAAGAGAggcaagagaaagataaggaagaggtcTAAGGTTACCACCTCCGCTACCCAGCCCATGGAAGCAGAACTAGTCACCACAGAGCGACGTGCTTGCGACACATCTTTGGAAACAACCAATACCCTGTCACGCATCTCCTGTCCGCCGTGCAATTAACTCCGACACTGGAAGACGCCACGACGTAACGAAGCAAAGTCCACGATCCATCTTTCTTGAGGAGTTcatcatgtcaataaaataacagTCTGCCACCGCTGACAGATGACTACGAGGGT
This genomic interval from Portunus trituberculatus isolate SZX2019 chromosome 10, ASM1759143v1, whole genome shotgun sequence contains the following:
- the LOC123502148 gene encoding tryptase beta-2-like, whose amino-acid sequence is MAPLNGDFSKLLVGLGSNFRDMMTYLPVVRVIIHENFVQVQDGDDVALIELPLELIFESNDVVQPVCLAEAEDLMPGKDMVTTGWGFLFPFANSLPNDLFEVSVTQVDANICTYFTEIPSDQGKVVCTINMAKSTCIGDSGGPLVVQLCDGRWVQTGITSYGESGCSQPRVFASVSYYKNWIIDKIKPTTIC